A genomic stretch from Solanum stenotomum isolate F172 chromosome 8, ASM1918654v1, whole genome shotgun sequence includes:
- the LOC125873143 gene encoding mitochondrial phosphate carrier protein 3, mitochondrial-like, with amino-acid sequence MAYIDNSSSRTPLIPNFLYNTASLSSSTIISNNTLSQPCDESIVKKPFLVAAPKESSRKIEMFSPAYYGACTFGGVMSCGLTHMAVTPLDLVKCNMQIDPAKYKSISSGFGVLLKEQGARGFFRGWVPTLLGYSAQGACKYGFYEYFKKYYTDLAGPENAAKYKTLIFLAGSASAEVIADVALCPFEAVKVRVQTQPGFARGLSDGLPKFVRAEGAAGLYKGIVPLWGRQIPYTMMKFASFETIVEQLYKNVIPTPKDQCSKSTQLGVSFAGGYLAGILCAIVSHPADNLVSFLNNAKGATVGDAVNKLGVMGLCTRGLPIRIVMIGTLTGAQWGIYDSFKVFVGLPTTGGAAPPAPVK; translated from the exons ATGGCCTACATAGATAATTCTAGTTCCCGGACACCTTTGATCCCCAATTTTCTTTATAACACCGCGTCATTATCTTCATCCACAATCATTAGTAATAATACATTATCTCAACCATGTGATGAATCAATTGTCAAGAAGCCTTTTTTGGTTGCGGCACCAAAAGAGTCTTCACGTAAAATAGAAATGTTCTCACCTGCTTATTACGGTGCTTGTACTTTTGGTGGTGTTATGAGTTGTGGTCTAACTCACATGGCCGTTACACCACTCGATCTTGTCAAGTGTAACATGCAG ATCGATCCTGCAAAATACAAGAGCATTTCCTCTGGTTTTGGTGTTCTGCTTAAGGAGCAGGGTGCTAGAGGATTCTTCAGGGGATGGGTGCCTACGTTGCTCGGTTACAGCGCTCAGGGAGCTTGCAAATATGGATTCTATGAATATTTCAAGAAGTATTACACAGACCTTGCTGGTCCTGAGAATGCTGCCAAGTACAAAACTTTGATTTTCCTTGCTGGTTCTGCTTCTGCTGAAGTTATTGCTGATGTTGCTCTCTGTCCATTCGAGGCTGTCAAGGTTCGCGTTCAGACTCAGCCTGGTTTTGCCAGAGGCTTGTCTGACGGACTTCCCAAATTCGTTAGGGCTGAGGGAGCCGCTGG GCTGTATAAGGGGATTGTTCCTCTCTGGGGACGACAGATTCCAT ACACCATGATGAAGTTTGCATCATTTGAAACAATTGTGGAACAACTCTACAAAAATGTCATCCCAACACCAAAAGACCAATGCAGTAAATCAACGCAGCTTGGTGTGAGCTTTGCTGGTGGATATTTAGCTGGTATTCTTTGTGCTATTGTGTCACACCCTGCTGATAACCTGGTTTCTTTCCTAAACAACGCAAAGGGGGCAACTGTTGGCGAT GCTGTGAACAAGCTAGGTGTGATGGGTCTTTGTACGCGCGGTCTTCCTATTCGTATAGTCATGATTGGTACACTCACTGGAGCACAATGGGGTATCTATGACTCTTTCAAAGTTTTCGTTGGACT GCCAACGACTGGTGGTGCAGCTCCACCTGCCCCTGTCAAGTGA
- the LOC125875041 gene encoding LOW QUALITY PROTEIN: uncharacterized protein LOC125875041 (The sequence of the model RefSeq protein was modified relative to this genomic sequence to represent the inferred CDS: deleted 1 base in 1 codon), which yields MEVEKSAESNKKSKNNRDKKMTRKEILEKKKKVQDIIKAAVSQKDPFSSFPIFRHYKKKDLSVYLDSGCGDSLSSPVKQYIQNLLKVNMEASYGTEWPVEEKVKRREMVSSEARYIFVYEISNVDANITLKLSKKGRCNADGMDDKGHLVAFVHYRFTIEEEIPVLYVYELQLEHRVQGKGLGKFLMVLIELIAQKGKMSAVVLTVQKANMIAMNFYRNKLRYLISTMSPSQMGLQTTYELLCKSFDYEAKAGLQVAVKINDCKVIRSPFVKHLTKFLPMSA from the exons ATGGAAGTTGAGAAGAGCGCAGAGTCGAACAAGAAATCCAAGAATAACAGAGACAAGAAGATGACAAGGAAAGAG ATattggaaaagaagaagaaggtgcAAGACATAATCAAAGCTGCAGTTTCTCAGAAAGACCCTTTTTCTTCCTTCCCAATTTTTCGCCATTACAAGAAAAAGG ATTTGTCTGTGTACTTGGACTCGGGATGCGGAGATAGCCTTTCTTCTCCAGTGAAGCAGTATATTCAAAATCTCCTCAAG GTGAATATGGAGGCATCATATGGAACAGAGTGGCCTGTAGAAGAGAAGGTGAAGCGCAGGGAGATGGTTTCTTCTGAAGCTCGTTATATATTTGTGTATGAGATCTCAAATGTGGATGCCAACATTACACTCAAATTATCAAAGAAAGGAAGGTGTAATGCAGACGGTATGGATGATAAAGGTCATCTTGTGGCTTTTGTACATTACCGCTTCACCATCGAGGAAGAAATTCCTGTTCTTTATGTGTATGAATTACAGCTTGAACATCGTGTTCAGGGGAAGGGGCTGGGGAAATTCTTAATGGTGCTAATTGAGCTGATTGCTCAGAAG GGCAAAATGAGTGCCGTGGTGCTAACAGTACAGAAGGCAAACATGATAGCAATGAACTTCTATAGGAATAAACTAAG GTACCTGATATCCACTATGTCACCCTCACAG ATGGGGTTACAGACAACTTATGAGCTTCTTTGCAAGTCATTTGATTATGAAGCTAAAGCTGGATTACAGGT GGCGGTGAAGATAAATGATTGC AAGGTGATTCGGAGTCCATTTGTGAAGCATCTTACAAAGTTTTTGCCTATGTCAGCTTGA
- the LOC125874090 gene encoding 40S ribosomal protein S3a-like: MAVGKNKRISKGKKGGKKKVADPYAKKDWYDIKAPSVFEIKNVGKTLVTRTQGTKIASEGLKHRVFEVSLADLQKDEDQAYRKIRLRAEDVQGRNVLTNFHGMDFTTDKLRSLVRKWQTLIEAHVDVKTTDSYTLRMFCIAFTKKRPNQQKRTCYAQSSQIRQIRRKMVEIMRNQASSCDLKELVAKFIPESIGREIEKATSSIFPLQNVYIRKVKILKAPKFDLGKLMEVHGDYSEDVGVKLDRPAEETVAEAEAEVPGA, from the exons ATGGCTGTCGG TAAGAACAAGAGGATTTCAAAGGGAAAGAAGGGAGGAAAGAAGAAGGTGGCCGATCCATATGCTAAGAAGGATTGGTATGACATTAAGGCACCATCAGTTTTTGAAATCAAAAACGTTGGCAAAACCCTGGTCACTAGGACTCAGGGTACTAAG ATTGCTTCAGAAGGACTAAAGCACAGAGTATTTGAAGTCAGTTTGGCTGATCTTCAGAAGGATGAGGATCAGGCTTACAGGAAGATCCGCTTGAGAGCAGAAGATGTGCAAGGGAGGAATGTCCTCACAAACTTCCAT GGAATGGACTTCACAACAGACAAGTTGAGGTCTCTGGTGCGCAAGTGGCAGACTTTGATTGAGGCTCATGTGGATGTCAAGACTACAGATAGCTATACTCTTAGGATGTTCTGCATTGCTTTTACAAAGAAGCGTCCAAACCAGCAGAAGCGTACATGTTATGCTCAGAGCAGCCAGATCCGTCAG ATCCGTCGCAAAATGGTTGAGATCATGAGAAACCAAGCAAGTTCCTGTGACCTGAAGGAGTTGGTAGCTAAGTTCATCCCTGAATCAATTGGTAGAGAGATTGAGAAAGCTACTTCAAGCATTTTTCCACTCCAAAATGTTTATATTCGCAAAGTCAAGATCCTCAAGGCCCCTAAATTCGATCTTGGCAAGTTGATGGAG GTGCATGGCGACTATTCAGAAGATGTTGGTGTGAAGTTGGATCGACCAGCTGAAGAAACAGTGGCTGAGGCAGAAGCTGAGGTTCCCGGAGCTTAG
- the LOC125874118 gene encoding homeobox protein knotted-1-like 6 isoform X1: protein METKSDNFKDGDDQEINDYYCSSRSGVLDSLEDEEIKRKICCHSLYGLLVQTHLDCLKQVCLGITEIDKIDQKAEEKSSKYKKVISHTMDHQAELNNKFSSLTMDQPAELDNFMEAYCVALSKLKEAMEEPHLESIKFINHMYSQLSELMELPSTTPSTPSNFDGMKADDDK, encoded by the exons ATGGAGACAAAAAGTGATAATTTTAAAGATGGAGATGATCAGGAAATAAATGACTACTACTGTAGTTCAAGATCAGGAGTACTAGATTCtcttgaagatgaagaaattaaGAGGAAAATATGTTGTCACTCTTTGTATGGTCTTTTGGTTCAGACTCACTTGGATTGTTTGAAG caGGTTTGTTTGGGGATTACTGAGATTGACAAAATTGATCAAAAAGCTGAAGAGAAGTCATCAAAATATAAGAAAGTTATCTCACACACAATGGATCATCAAGCAGAATTGAACAATAAGTTCAGCTCACTCACAATGGATCAACCAGCTGAACTGGACAACTTCATG GAAGCATATTGTGTGGCTCTAAGCAAGCTAAAAGAGGCAATGGAGGAACCTCATTTGGAGTCCATAAAGTTCATCAATCATATGTATTCTCAGCTCAGTGAACTCATGGAACTTCCTTCTACTACTCCTTCCACCCCATCTAATTTTG ATGGGATGAAGGCCGATGACGACAAATGA
- the LOC125874118 gene encoding homeobox protein knotted-1-like 6 isoform X2, with the protein METKSDNFKDGDDQEINDYYCSSRSGVLDSLEDEEIKRKICCHSLYGLLVQTHLDCLKVCLGITEIDKIDQKAEEKSSKYKKVISHTMDHQAELNNKFSSLTMDQPAELDNFMEAYCVALSKLKEAMEEPHLESIKFINHMYSQLSELMELPSTTPSTPSNFDGMKADDDK; encoded by the exons ATGGAGACAAAAAGTGATAATTTTAAAGATGGAGATGATCAGGAAATAAATGACTACTACTGTAGTTCAAGATCAGGAGTACTAGATTCtcttgaagatgaagaaattaaGAGGAAAATATGTTGTCACTCTTTGTATGGTCTTTTGGTTCAGACTCACTTGGATTGTTTGAAG GTTTGTTTGGGGATTACTGAGATTGACAAAATTGATCAAAAAGCTGAAGAGAAGTCATCAAAATATAAGAAAGTTATCTCACACACAATGGATCATCAAGCAGAATTGAACAATAAGTTCAGCTCACTCACAATGGATCAACCAGCTGAACTGGACAACTTCATG GAAGCATATTGTGTGGCTCTAAGCAAGCTAAAAGAGGCAATGGAGGAACCTCATTTGGAGTCCATAAAGTTCATCAATCATATGTATTCTCAGCTCAGTGAACTCATGGAACTTCCTTCTACTACTCCTTCCACCCCATCTAATTTTG ATGGGATGAAGGCCGATGACGACAAATGA
- the LOC125874634 gene encoding 50S ribosomal protein L29, chloroplastic-like, which translates to MMSLSIASPSPSPSGVTFTSKINLSKSSFHGIQIPKIIQARAVNAPPPSCPSLVVKMAKREEELKEIRTKTTEELQEEIVDLKGELFMLRLQRSARNEFKSSEFLRMRKRIARMLTVKREREVEEGINKRISRKLDRKWKKSIVPRPPPSLKKLREEEAAEEAKESAS; encoded by the exons atGATGAGCCTCTCCATTGCCTCACCTTCACCTTCACCTTCAGGTGTTACCTTCACTTCCAAGATTAACCTCTCCAAATCCTCCTTCCATGGCATTCAGATTCCTAAAATCATTCAGGCGCGTGCAGTAAACGCGCCGCCTCCTTCTTGTCCGTCTTTGGTGGTGAAAATGGCGAAGAGGGAAGAGGAATTGAAGGAAATCAGAACTAAGACTACTGAAGAGCTTCAGGAAGAGATTGTGGACCTTAAAGGAGAGCTATTTATGCTTCGTCTTCAAAGGTCCGCTCGAAATGAGTTCAAGTCCAGCGAGTTTCTGCGAATGCGAAAAAGG ATTGCAAGGATGCTTACAGTTAAACGGGAGAGAGAGGTTGAAGAAGGGATTAACAAGAGGATATCCAGGAAGCTCGACCGGAAATGGAAGAAAAGCATTGTCCCTAGACCACCCCCCTCTTTGAAGAAGCTACGAGAGGAGGAGGCAGCAGAAGAAGCTAAGGAATCTGCCTCCTGA